CGCCGGCGGCACGGTGACCAACACGGTGCCGGCGCTGTGCCGCTGCGTGGTGGACTTCCGCGTGCCCGACATGGGCGCGGCCGAAGACGTGCTGCGCCGCATGCGCGAGCTGTGCGCGGTGGGCCCGGACGTGGAACTGGACATCAACGTGGAACTGAACCGCCCGCCGATGGTGAAGACCGACGAAGCCGCCGCGCTGCTGGCGCTGGTGCAAGGCTACGCGGAACGCGCCGGCTTCCTGCTGGAAGACGCGCCGATGACGGGCGGCGGCAGCGACGCCAACTTCACCTCGGCCATGGGGATTCCGACGCTGGATGGCCTTGGGGCGGATGGGGATGGGGCGCATACGTTGAATGAGTACATCCTGGTTTCTACGTTGGAGCAGCGGTTGAAGTTTTGGGAGTTGTTGTTGAAGGAACTTGCTTAGAGTTCTTTTTGCGGCGGTTTGGGTTCTTTAGCCGCGGGTGTCGGGGCAGGCGGAGGATGGCGGGGCTACGATTGCGGTCCGGAGCCTTCGCTCCGGACTGCCCCGTCGTCATCCTTGTCCTCGCCTTCGGCGACTCCTTCGGATTCCCTCGGGCGCATCTACACGCCCCGCCATCCTCCGCCTGCCCCGACACCCGCTCACGATGAGACGTCATTCCGGTCGCTGGGGGGAACGGTTTGCTTGGCGTGCAGGTGACCATCAGAGGGTGGGAGAGAGGGTCTTGCGGGGCCCGCCTCAAACGGCCGCGCGGGCGGCCTTTTGAGGCTTACGCGGCGTCTTGCGTCGTCGCGATGGCGCTGTCGCGCGTGGATGCGGCGCTGTCGAGCACAACTGAGAGATTGCGCGCACCACACCTGTTTGTGGGCGGCGCGGCAGACTCGTCACGCGCAACATGACATCCATCGCGCCGCCCACCACCGCCCCTCCCCCTGACGCGCGGCCCAATAGAAAACCACTCCACACCAGCGCACCGCGCACCCGCCTCGCCTTCAAATGCACAGCCGCCCCTTGCGGCCGCCCGCGCGGCCACAAGGGGCAACCCCGCAGATTCCATCCCCTGAACACAGGTCCAGCAACGCGACAAGCCCAGACGCACGCAGCCCCTCGGGCAGGCGGCCCTGGCGGCGGGCAACCTCGATGCGCCCGACGGAATCCGAAGGCAGCCGCCGCAGGCGGCAACGAGGATGAGGCAGGGGCAGTCCGGAGCGAACGCTCCGGACCGCAATCGTGGGCGCCCGCCGCCAGGGCCGCCTGCCCGAGGGGCGACCTACGAAAGCTCCCCGGCCTACCAGCAGAAACCCACCATCGCCTAGAATATTCCCAAGAGAAGCCCCACAAAAAAAAGCCCATGCAAGAATCCCCCACCCACAGCGCCATCGCCTACGGCCTGGCCACGATCGCCGCCGACGGCACCGTCCTGGACACCTGGTATCCCCGCCCGTCACTGGCCGACCATATGCCAGCCGGCGGCACCCGGCACCTCACGCCAGAAGAGGCCCGCGCCGCGCTTGGCGAACACGTGCCCACCTCGCTGGGGCGCGACACCCGGCGCAAAGTCGATATCGTCGCCGTGCGCACCGCCATCGCCTCGCTCGACGCGCCGCCCGCCGACGCGCACGACGCCTACCTGCGCCTGCACCTGCTCAGCCACCGGCTCATCCGGCCGCACGGCGCCAACCTGGACGGGCTGTTCAACGTCCTCGCCAATGTGGCCTGGACCTCCGCCGGCCCCTGCGCCGTCGACCAGGTCGACGCGCTGCGCTGGCAGCTGCGCGCCACCGGGCAGATCCTTGAAATTCGTGGCGTCGACAAGATTCCACGCATGACCGACTACGTCGTGCCCGCCGGCGTGCGCATCGCCGACACCGCCCGCGTGCGGCTCGGCGCGCACCTGGCGGCCGGCACCACCGTGCTGCACGAAGGCTTCTGCAACTTCAACGCCGGCACCCTCGGCGCCTCCATGGTCGAAGGCCGCATCAGCGCCGGCGTCATCGTCGATGACGGCACCGACATCGGCGGCGGCGCGTCCATCATGGGCACCATGTCCGGCGGCGGCAAACAGGTCGTGGCCATCGGCAAGCGCTGCCTGCTCGGCGCCAACTCCGGCATCGGCATCTCGCTGGGCGACGACTGCGTGGTCGAGGCGGGCTGCTACGTCACCGCCGGAACGCGCGTGCTGACGCCGGAAGGCGCGGTGGTGAAGGCGGTCGAACTGGCCGGTCAGCACGGGCTGCTGTTCCGCCGCAACTCGCAGAGCGGCGCGGTCGAGACGCTGGTGCGCACGGCGGCCTGGGGCACCTTGAACCCGGCCCTGCACACGGGCCACTGACGCCGGCGGGTCCGGCCGCCACGGTCTGGCCCGGCCGGACCGCGCCCCGCCTCAGGCGTGCAGCAGCCGCCGCATCGCCTGCGGCGACTGGCCAAACGCCCGCAGGAACGCCTTGCGCATGCGGTCGCGATCGCCAAAGCCGGTCTCGCGCGCCACCACCTCGGCCGCATGGCGGCCCGACTGCATCATGTCCTGCGCCGCTTCCAGGCGCAGGTGCTCCACCGCCTTGGCCGGCGACTGCCCGGTTTCCTGGCGGAACACGCGGCTGAACTGGCGCGGGCTCAGGTGCGCGGCGCGCGCCAGTTCGTCCACCGACAGTTCGGCCTTCAGGTTGGCCTTGGCATAGGCCAGCGCCGTCTGCACCCGGTCGGACTTCGCATCCAGCTCCAGCAACGCCGAGTACTGCGACTGCCCGCCCGCGCGGCGCTGCGTCAGCACCAGCTTGCGCGCCACCGTGCGCGCCATTTCCGCCCCCAGGTCCGCCTCCACCATGGCCAGCGCCAGGTCGACGCCGGCGCTCATGCCCGCCGACGTCCAGATGGGGCCATCGGCCACGAAGATGCGGTCCTCGTCCACCTTGACCCGCGGGTACTCGCGCTGCAGGCGGCGCGCGTAGAACCAATGTGTGGTGGCGCGGCGGCCATCGAGCAGGCCGGCCTGCGCCAGCACGAACGCGCCGGTGCACATCGAGGCGCAGCGGCGCACCCGCGTGCTGGCGCCGCGCAGCGTGCGCAACAGGCTCTCGGACGCGCCATCGCCGGTGTTGTCGCCGGCAACGATCAACGTGTCGAACGTGCGCCGGCCGAGCTTGATGGTGTCCTGCGCGAACCCCAGCGAACTGGCCACCGGACCGCCATGCTCGGACACCAGCACGACGCTATAGGCCGGCTCGCCGGTGTGGCGGTTGGCCATCTCGAAGACGGCGCTGGCCGCCAGGCTCATGAGCTGGAAGCCCGGGTGCAGCAGGATCGCGATGGTCTTCATGGTTTGCCCCTGCATTTTCGTTATATGTCCTGAAAAGACGTTTCTATGTCATTGAGGATATTCCAGCGCGACTCTACTCTGCAAGCGTACCGGCACGACCCGCCGTCCCTCTTTTCGGAGTTCACTATGAGCAACACCCCGCTTCACACCTCCCCCGGCCGCGCCCTGGTCACCGGCGCCTCGTCCGGCATCGGCGCGCGCTACGCCCACCATCTGGCCCATCGCGGCCACGACTTGACGCTGGTGGCGCGCAACGTCGAGCGCCTGGAAACCCTGGCCGCGCGCCTGCGCGCCGAAACCGGCCGCGACGTGCGCGTGCTGCCGGCCGACCTGTCGCGGGCCGACGGCGTGCAACGGGTGGCGCAAGCGCTGCGCGAAGACGATTCGCTGACCCTGCTGGTGAACAATGCCGGCATCGGCTCGGTGGCGCCGCTGCTGCAATCCGATCCCGGCCAGATGCAGGCCATGATCGACCTGAACATCAGCGCCCTCACCCACCTGACCATGGCGGCCGCGCCCGCCTTCGTGGCGCGTGGCGGCGGCACCCTCATCAATATCGCGTCGATCGTCGGACTGCACCCCGAGCTGCTCAACGGCGTCTACGGCGCCAGCAAGGCCTATGTGCTGGCCTACTCGCAATCGTTGCGCCATGAGCTGGCGGACAAAGGCCTGCGCGTCCAGGCGGTGCTGCCCGGCGCCACCGGCACCGAGTTCTGGGACCTGGCCGGCAAGCCGGCCAGCGAACTGCCGTCGGCCATGGTGATGAGCGCGGACGACATGGTGCGCAGCGCCCTGGCGGGCCTGGACCAGGGCGAATTCGTCACCATTCCGTCGTTGACCGATCCGGCGCTGCTGCAACGCCTGGAAGCGGCGCGTCAGGCCCTGGGGCCGGAGCTGTCGCGCAACGCGCCGGCGGCGCGCTACGGGCTTCAGGCCCCTGGCGGCACCGGCACGAACGGATAGTGCTCGACCTGGCCGCGGGCGGCGATGATGGCGGTGGACTCGGGCACCTCTTCCCAGGCTCCCGGCATCTCGGTCAGCGGCTCGGACAGCAGCAGGAAGGCGTCGTCATCCAGCGCCGCGACCTTCGGGTCATCGGGGTAGAGTTCGCGCAGGTGGCGCACGCAGGTGTTGTGGAACAGCGTGCGCGAATCGCGTTCGCTGGAATAGCGCACCGCGATCAGGCGCTCGCCGTCCAGCGCGCACACCGTCATGTTGATCGGCCGGGCCACGCCGTGGCGCCGGCCGGTCTCCTCGACCGCGCCGACCATGCGCGCCAGCGCCGGCAGCGCGTCCTCCTCCAGGCCGAAGGTCAGCGCCAGCAGGAACATCACCTCGGAATCGGTCGACCCTTCCAGCGAGCCGAAATAGGCGGGCGCGATCATCAGCATCAGGTCGCGCCGCAGCAGGGGATAGTCGCGGATCACGCCGTTGTGCACGAACAGCCAGTTGCCGTGGCGGAACGGATGGCAATTGGTTTCCTGGGCCGGCGTGTCGGTGGCGGCGCGGATGTGGGCCACGAACAGCGGCGAATGGATGGCGCGCGCGGCCTCGCGCAGGTTGCGGTCGTTCCAGGCCGGATGCACGCTGCGGTAGCGGAACGGCGGCTCGGGCGGCCGGCCGTACCAGCCCAGGCCGAAACCGTCGCCGTTGGTGGTGGTGGCGCCCATCCGTGCATGCAGGCTCTGGTCGATCAGCGAGTGCGTGGCCTTGAACAGCACGCTCTCCATTTGCAGGGGACTCCCGGTGTAGGCCAGCCAGCGGCACATGATGCGCTCCTTGTGAACCGACCCGACGCGGAGCCGCGGGGTCCGTCCCAGTGTAGGAGCGCGGCGCAATTTTCTACAAGCCCGGGACGGCGCCGGCGGGCATAGTGGGACCTTGTCTGCCTTTCCCGGAGCCTGCCCTTTGGACACCCCCGCCTCCCTTTCGCCCCAGCTGGGTTTCGCCAGCGACAACACCGCCGGCGCCAGCCCGCAGATCCTGGCCGCGCTGCTGCGGGCCAATGAGGGACAGGCTGCCGCCTATGGCGCCGACGACATCACCCTGCGCGTCGAACGGCGCCTGGCCGAGATCTTCGAGCGCGACGTGGACGTGCTGCTGGTGCCCACCGGCACCGCCGCCAATTCGGTGGCGCTGGCGGCGCTGACACCGCCCTGGGGCAGCGTGCTGTGCCACGCGCACAGCCACATCGCCAACGACGAATGCGGCGCCCCCCAGTTCTACAGCGGCGGCGCGCGCCTGGCGCTGCTCGATGGCGCCGCCTCCAAGCTCGACCCCGCCCAGCTCGCGGCGGAAGCGCGCCGCAAGGCCGGCGACGTGCACTCGATGCCGCCCGCCTGCGTCAGCATCACCCAGGCCACCGAGACCGGCAGCGTGTACACGCTGGACGAGATCCAGGCCATCGGCGCCGTCTGCCGCGACGCCGGCCTGCCGCTGCACATGGATGGCGCGCGCTTTGCCAATGCGCTGGTCAGCCTGGGCTGCACGCCCGCGGAAATGACCTGGAAGGCCGGCGTCGCGGCGCTGTCGTTCGGCGCCACCAAGAACGGCGTACTGGGCGCCGAGGCCATCGTGCTGTTCGAACGCGGACGCGCCACGGAACTGGCCTACCGGCGCAAGCGCGGCGGCCACCTGTTCTCGAAGATGCGGCTGCTGTCGGCGCAGATGGAGGCCTATCTGGCGGACGACCTGTGGCTGGACAACGCGCGCCAGGCCAACGCCATGGCGGCGCGGCTGGCGGCCGGCATGGCGGGCCTGCCCGGCGTGACCCTGCAGGGGCCGGTCGAGGCCAACATCCTGTTCTGCCAGTTGCCCGCCGCGGCCATCGACGGCCTGCTGGCGCAGGGCTTTCGCTTCTACCACGACCGCTGGGGCCCGGGCGTGGCGCGGCTGGTGACCTCGTTCACCACGCGCGAGCAGGATGTCGACCACTTCCTGGCGGCATTGCGCGCGCTGGTGCGATAGCGGCGCCCAGGCGACGCGGGAATCGGCGCGCTCAGGCCGCGCGCCGGTAAGCCGAAGGCGGCACGCCGTAGGCCGTGCGGAAGGCGCGGTTGAAATGGCTCTGGTCGTAGAAACCGACATCGGCCGCGACCTGCGCGATCGGCGCGCGCGCCCGCGCCAGCGCGGCGCAGGCCCGTTCCAGGCGCAGCCGCGTCAGCCACGCGTGCGGCGTCAGCCCCACCGACAGCGCGAAGCGGCGCAGGAACTGGTAGCGGCTCAGGCCGCACAGCAGCGCCAGGTCTTCAAGGCCGATCTTGTCGCCCAGATGGGCCTGGCAGTAATCCAGCACGGCCCGCTGGTGCGGCAGCGACAGGCCGCCGCGCACCGCCTGCGGCGTCACCGCGCCGGTGCGCGCGAACAGCGCCCCCATCAGGGCCAGCGAGGCGGACTCGTGCGCCAGCGGCCCGGCGGCCGCGTCCGCCATCCAGGACGCGTGCAACGCCATGAAGCGGGCCGCCAGCGCGGGTTCCTCGATCAGCGTGCCCAGGAACCGTTCGCCGGGCACGCCGCCCGAGACCTCGGCGATGAAATCGCGCATCAGGTCGGGCGACAGGCGGAAGGTCTTCAGGGTGTAGGACTGGCCATAATCGGCCACGCCGGCGCCGTCATGGACCTCGCCGGGCGGCATCAGGGCGATGCCGCCCGGCCCCAGCAGCGTGCTGCGGCCACGGAAGTTCTGGCGCTGCACCCCCTGGGTCACCAGGCCGATGTGGTAATCGACGTGGTAATGCCGGTCGAATTCGAAATCGACCAGCCGCGCCACGCCCAGCACCAGGCCCGGTGTGCCGGGCACCGGTTGATAACGCACGTCATCCTTCATCGGTAACGCCATGGTGCAAAGCGGCAGGTATAGCCTGGACGCGCCTCCCGGTCTTGTAATTTATTGCGGCGTCACTTCTTGAGCAAGGCCTTGAGCATGGCCATGCGCTCCTTGGGATTCATGGCGGCCGTGGTCTCGTCTTCCTTGATGGTCGGATCGTCCAGCCCCATTTCCTCGATGAAGCGCGACGGCTCGCGCACCAGGTCCTCGCGCGCCCGGCGGCGGCGCTTGCACCAGCTCAGGTTCAAGGTGCGCTGCGCGCGGGTGATGCCGACGTACATCAGGCGCCGCTCTTCCTGGATGCGGGTGGCCAGGTTCTCGGCGGCGCGCGCCGGATCGCCATCCTCGTCGTCCTTGCCCAGGTGCGGCAGCAACCCTTCCTCGACCCCGGCCAGGTACACGTGCGGATACTCCAGGCCCTTGGAGGCGTGCAGCGTCGACATCTTGACCGCGTCCAGTTCCTCTTCCTCGCCGCGCTCGAGCATGGTCACCAGCGCCACGTGCTGCACCAGCTCGAACAGGGTCATGTTGTCCTCTTCGGCCTTGCGCTTGAGCCAGCCGGTCAGTTCCAGCACGTTCTGCCAGCGGGTCTGCGCCGGGCGTTCCTCGAACAGCTCGAACAGGTGGCGTTCGTACTGGATCGCCTGCACCAGGTCGTCCAGGATCACGCCGGCGGGCTCGGCCGGCGCCGCGTCCTTGGCCGACGCGGCGCCACGGCCCGCGCGCCACTGCATGCGGCGGATGAATTCGGTAAAGGTGCGCAGCGGTTCCAGCTGCCGCGGCGCCAGCAGGCTCTCCAGCCCGGTCTCGTCGACCGCGGCCAGCAGCGACAGCTCGCGGCTGGCC
The window above is part of the Achromobacter deleyi genome. Proteins encoded here:
- the dapD gene encoding 2,3,4,5-tetrahydropyridine-2,6-dicarboxylate N-succinyltransferase, which translates into the protein MQESPTHSAIAYGLATIAADGTVLDTWYPRPSLADHMPAGGTRHLTPEEARAALGEHVPTSLGRDTRRKVDIVAVRTAIASLDAPPADAHDAYLRLHLLSHRLIRPHGANLDGLFNVLANVAWTSAGPCAVDQVDALRWQLRATGQILEIRGVDKIPRMTDYVVPAGVRIADTARVRLGAHLAAGTTVLHEGFCNFNAGTLGASMVEGRISAGVIVDDGTDIGGGASIMGTMSGGGKQVVAIGKRCLLGANSGIGISLGDDCVVEAGCYVTAGTRVLTPEGAVVKAVELAGQHGLLFRRNSQSGAVETLVRTAAWGTLNPALHTGH
- a CDS encoding GlxA family transcriptional regulator, which produces MKTIAILLHPGFQLMSLAASAVFEMANRHTGEPAYSVVLVSEHGGPVASSLGFAQDTIKLGRRTFDTLIVAGDNTGDGASESLLRTLRGASTRVRRCASMCTGAFVLAQAGLLDGRRATTHWFYARRLQREYPRVKVDEDRIFVADGPIWTSAGMSAGVDLALAMVEADLGAEMARTVARKLVLTQRRAGGQSQYSALLELDAKSDRVQTALAYAKANLKAELSVDELARAAHLSPRQFSRVFRQETGQSPAKAVEHLRLEAAQDMMQSGRHAAEVVARETGFGDRDRMRKAFLRAFGQSPQAMRRLLHA
- a CDS encoding SDR family NAD(P)-dependent oxidoreductase, coding for MSNTPLHTSPGRALVTGASSGIGARYAHHLAHRGHDLTLVARNVERLETLAARLRAETGRDVRVLPADLSRADGVQRVAQALREDDSLTLLVNNAGIGSVAPLLQSDPGQMQAMIDLNISALTHLTMAAAPAFVARGGGTLINIASIVGLHPELLNGVYGASKAYVLAYSQSLRHELADKGLRVQAVLPGATGTEFWDLAGKPASELPSAMVMSADDMVRSALAGLDQGEFVTIPSLTDPALLQRLEAARQALGPELSRNAPAARYGLQAPGGTGTNG
- a CDS encoding class II glutamine amidotransferase, which codes for MCRWLAYTGSPLQMESVLFKATHSLIDQSLHARMGATTTNGDGFGLGWYGRPPEPPFRYRSVHPAWNDRNLREAARAIHSPLFVAHIRAATDTPAQETNCHPFRHGNWLFVHNGVIRDYPLLRRDLMLMIAPAYFGSLEGSTDSEVMFLLALTFGLEEDALPALARMVGAVEETGRRHGVARPINMTVCALDGERLIAVRYSSERDSRTLFHNTCVRHLRELYPDDPKVAALDDDAFLLLSEPLTEMPGAWEEVPESTAIIAARGQVEHYPFVPVPPGA
- a CDS encoding threonine aldolase family protein; this encodes MDTPASLSPQLGFASDNTAGASPQILAALLRANEGQAAAYGADDITLRVERRLAEIFERDVDVLLVPTGTAANSVALAALTPPWGSVLCHAHSHIANDECGAPQFYSGGARLALLDGAASKLDPAQLAAEARRKAGDVHSMPPACVSITQATETGSVYTLDEIQAIGAVCRDAGLPLHMDGARFANALVSLGCTPAEMTWKAGVAALSFGATKNGVLGAEAIVLFERGRATELAYRRKRGGHLFSKMRLLSAQMEAYLADDLWLDNARQANAMAARLAAGMAGLPGVTLQGPVEANILFCQLPAAAIDGLLAQGFRFYHDRWGPGVARLVTSFTTREQDVDHFLAALRALVR
- a CDS encoding AraC family transcriptional regulator encodes the protein MKDDVRYQPVPGTPGLVLGVARLVDFEFDRHYHVDYHIGLVTQGVQRQNFRGRSTLLGPGGIALMPPGEVHDGAGVADYGQSYTLKTFRLSPDLMRDFIAEVSGGVPGERFLGTLIEEPALAARFMALHASWMADAAAGPLAHESASLALMGALFARTGAVTPQAVRGGLSLPHQRAVLDYCQAHLGDKIGLEDLALLCGLSRYQFLRRFALSVGLTPHAWLTRLRLERACAALARARAPIAQVAADVGFYDQSHFNRAFRTAYGVPPSAYRRAA